In one Nicotiana tomentosiformis chromosome 6, ASM39032v3, whole genome shotgun sequence genomic region, the following are encoded:
- the LOC104099221 gene encoding zinc finger BED domain-containing protein RICESLEEPER 2-like has translation MAAVITNCLLDWGLKNVFTITVDNASSNDVSIREVPKQLTTWGTKIMNGKHMYVRCMAHILNLIVQDGLKEIGVSIKRVRQDVRYIRLSPARIRKFKEYCESQKLTSKRTLCLDVSTQWNSTYMMLDTAQQFELAFDKYSFFDTELLHHLRTYVCENGTSAGDLTSADWDNVRTMVKFLETFYFLTLRVSGSIYVTSNVYFVQICELDLILKEWMEHEDASLKEMAKKIKEKFVKYWGEPEKMNNMIIIASILDPSNKLDYVPFAIVRMFGEKEGEKLILEVKNYMDSLFDYYVKKISKGSTSASSGNTTTTVTGYGSFLKRGTMRTKLKFEKYKEVTGGLGAKSELDRYLAEDIEPETDEFKILKWWKINEPRFSILAEMARDVLVIPISSVASECAFSTGGHILDSFRSSLTPKLVQSLICLQDWLRSEPIPIKVEEDLEYLEQLELGLIMAPKWNLRIMYHLRKYLDQQVNRPVVNRQVMLQ, from the exons ATGGCGGCGGTtattactaattgcttgcttgaTTGGGGTTTGAAAAATGTATTTACTATAACGGTAGATAATGCTAGTTCCAATGATGTCTCAATAAGAGAAGTGCCTAAACAATTGACTACTTGGGGAACTAAAATAATGAATGGTAAACACATGTATGTTAGATGTATGGCTCACATACTTAATCTCATTGTACAAGATGGGTTGAAAGAAATTGGTGTTTCTATCAAGAGAGTTAGACAAGATGTGAGATACATTAGACTATCTCCCGCTAGGATTAGAAAGTTTAAAGAATATTGTGAATCTCAAAAGTTAACTTCCAAGAGAACATTATGCTTAGATGTTTCTACTCAATGGAACTCTACATACATGATGTTAGACACAGCACAACAATTTGAGCttgcatttgataaatatagtttcTTTGATACTGAATTGTTGCATCATCTTCGTACCTATGTATGTGAAAATGGAACTAGTGCAGGTGATCTCACAAGTGCTGACTGGGATAATGTAAGAACAATGGTAAAATTTCTTGAAACTTTTTATTTTCTTACTTTGAGGGTCTCTGGTTCTATTTATGTCACTTCCAATGTATATTTTGTTCAAATTTGTGAGCTTGATCTTATTTTGAAAGAGTGGATGGAACATGAAGATGCTAGTTTGAAAGAAAtggcaaaaaaaataaaagaaaaatttgtCAAGTATTGGGGTGAACCTGAAAAAATGAACAATATGATCATTATTGCATCAATTTTGGATCCCTCTAACAAGCTTGACTATGTTCCTTTTGCAATTGTGAGGATGTTTGGAGAAAAAGAAGGGGAGAAATTGATTTTAGAAGTGAAAAATTATATGGATTCTTTATTTGATTATTAtgtaaagaaaatttcaaaaggATCTACATCTGCTTCATCTGGAAACACAACAACTACTGTGACTGGTTATGGTAGCTTTTTGAAAAGGGGAACAATGAGAACGAAattgaaatttgagaaatatAAGGAAGTGACAGGAGGTTTAGGTGCTAAATCAGAGTTAGATAGATATCTTGCTGAAGATATTGAGCCTGAAACGGATGAGTTTAAAATCTTAAAGTGGTGGAAAATTAATGAGCCTAGATTTTCCATTCTTGCGGAGATGGCTcgtgatgtgttagtcattcctATTTCAAGTGTTGCATCAGAATGTGCATTCAGTACTGGAGGTCACATTCTTGACTCGTTTAGGAGTTCGTTGACGCCTAAACTGGTGCAATCTCTTATTTGTCTTCAAGATTGGCTTAGAAGTGAACCTATTCCTATTAAAGTTGAGGAAGACTTGGAATATCTagaacaactggaacttg GTTTGATCATGGCGCCTAAATGGAACTTACGGATTATGTATCATCTTCGTAAATACTTAGATCAACAAGTAAATAGACCAGTAGTAAATAGACAAGTGATGCTGCAGTAA